A DNA window from Impatiens glandulifera chromosome 7, dImpGla2.1, whole genome shotgun sequence contains the following coding sequences:
- the LOC124944980 gene encoding uncharacterized protein LOC124944980, protein MALKKNESKWPMLSVLFVAFQFIYHVSSHNSTEGSLDLKPKGTIKTIKIDDDETIDCVDIYKQPAFDHPLIKDLQMEPSYYPFGKKLDSNLTLDMLQDWHKNGECPQGTIPIRRNKSSDNIYPKKSSFITRHQINQSLNQDNGHEYAIVSDQGSSYYGASGVFNLWNPRIENNEISLSQMWIITSYDQQDFYKNMNSIEVGWMSDGYKTKGCYNLNCQGFVQTNRKYSLDLPISRISIHGGKLREISINVFKDGDKWWLQVQGIILGYWPTVIFTDLRNNANLVQWGGEIVNQRNYGHHTTTQMGSGEFPNKGFGKSCYIRSLKVLDHGLIPRDPGYLVKTISKPACYDLTFTKNRPGSSLQTFILYGGPGFSSTCQ, encoded by the exons ATGGctttaaagaaaaatgaaagtaAGTGGCCAATGTTATCAGTTCTATTTGTTGCATTTCAATTCATATATCATGTTTCTAGCCACAACTCAACCGAAGGATCATTGGATTTGAAGCCAAAAGGGactataaaaacaataaag attgatgatgatgaaacaATTGACTGTGTTGATATTTATAAACAACCAGCATTTGACCATCCCCTAATCAAAGATTTACAG ATGGAACCTAGTTACTATCCTTTTGGAAAGAAATTGGATTCAAATTTAACATTAGATATGCTTCAAGATTGGCACAAAAATGGGGAATGTCCCCAAGGCACCATCCCTATAAGAAGAAATAAAAGCTCCGACAATATTTACCCAAAGAAGTCTTCTTTCATTACGCGGCACCAAATTAATCAAAGTCTTAACCAAGATAACGGACACGAG TATGCTATAGTAAGTGATCAAGGATCTTCTTACTATGGAGCCAGTGGGGTATTTAATTTATGGAACCCTAGGATAGAAAATAACGAGATAAGCTTATCTCAAATGTGGATTATTACAAGTTATGATCAACAAGATTTTTACAAAAACATGAACAGCATTGAAGTGGGATGGATG agCGATGGGTATAAAACCAAAGGTTGCTACAATCTTAATTGCCAAGGATTCGTCCaaacaaatagaaaatattcattagacttgccaATATCACGAATTTCGATACATGGTGGAAAATTGAGGGAGATATCAATTAACGTATTCAAG GACGGAGATAAATGGTGGCTTCAAGTGCAGGGTATTATATTAGGGTATTGGCCTACGGTTATCTTTACCGACTTAAGAAACAATGCTAATCTTGTCCAATGGGGTGGGGAGATTGTGAATCAAAGAAATTATGGCCACCACACAACTACTCAAATGGGTAGTGGTGAATTCCCAAATAAAGGCTTTGGTAAATCATGTTACATTCGTTCCTTAAAAGTTCTTGATCATGGTTTAATTCCAAGAGATCCAGGATACTTGGTAAAAACAATATCGAAACCAGCATGCTATGACTTAACATTTACAAAAAACAGGCCGGGATCCTCGCTTCAAACATTTATCTTGTATGGAGGTCCGGGATTTTCTTCAACATGTCAATGA
- the LOC124944983 gene encoding uncharacterized protein LOC124944983, which translates to MSATEPMSNTPTTPTTYHLHKWSDVWRGLLDTPSYADLFLETHRKSGTAEDLTPVFFPEVQDKVALMRERLLENPEMTFFEMFEAAFRVQGHWRVIGVGSIVHPTTFRVVQRDAFSRVSASIHGYHTVKRHKHCARRIGHCGISQEATKGSRDLKQEGIIKTIETDNGEIIDCVEIQKQPSLVNSLINDLQMEPSDYPFGNNFNSNLTIEMLQDWHKNGDCPEATIPIRRNTNFDHLYPKKPSSIMRRQINQSHLNGMKHEYAVVSNGGSSYHGASGIFNVWNPKTEDNEFSLSQIWVVTSYKDYYKNLNTIEVGWMVNPINYHDKHTRIFIYWTRDAYKTTGCYDLNCKGFVQTNRKFSFGMPLSPMSIYGGQSMQLSINIFKDKTGNKWWLQLQGSIIGYWPVNIFTDLKNNANIVDWGGEIVNQRKNGHHTTTQMGSGEFPNKGFGKSCFISNLKVLDAGFIPRDPGYLIKKLSKPTCYDLTLTKNKGSSFETHIFYGGPGFSPTCR; encoded by the exons ATGTCTGCAACAGAGCCAATGTCAAATACACCCACAACGCCGACAACATACCATTTACACAAGTGGAGCGACGTatg GAGAGGGCTACTGGACACCCCTAGTTATGCAGATCTCTTTCTAGAGACTCATAGAAAGAGTGGAACTGCCGAGGATCTAACTCCCGTGTTTTTTCCGGAAGTTCAGGATAAAGTG GCTCTTATGCGCGAGCGACTTCTAGAAAACCCTGAGATGacattttttgaaatgtttgaGGCTGCTTTTAGAGTACAAGGACATTGGAGGGTGATCGGGGTGGGATCTATAGTACATCCAACGACATTCCGAGTGGTTCAACGTGATGCTTTTTCTCGAGTGTCAGCAAGTATTCACGGGTATCACACCGTGAAGAGACACAAGCATTGTGCGAGGAGAATAGGACATTGCGGGATCAG CCAGGAGGCAACCAAAGGATCACGGGACTTGAAGCAAGAAGGGATTATCAAAACAATAGAG ACGGATAATGGTGAAATAATCGACTGTGTTGAAATACAAAAACAACCATCACTTGTCAATTCTCTAATCAATGATTTACAG ATGGAACCTAGTGACTATCCTTTTGGAaacaatttcaattcaaatttgaCAATAGAAATGCTTCAAGATTGGCACAAAAATGGAGATTGTCCAGAAGCTACAATACCCATAAGAAGAAATACAAATTTTGATCATCTTTACCCCAAAAAACCTTCTTCCATCATGCGGCGACAAATCAATCAAAGTCATTTGAATGGAATGAAACATGAG TATGCTGTAGTAAGTAACGGAGGATCTTCTTACCACGGAGCCAGTGGAATATTTAATGTATGGAATCCTAAGACAGAAGATAACGAGTTTAGCTTGTCCCAAATATGGGTTGTCACAAGTTATAAAGACTATTACAAAAATCTCAATACTATTGAAGTTGGATGGATG GTCAATCCAATTAATTACCATGATAAGCATACAAGAATCTTCATATATTGGACG agaGATGCATACAAAACAACTGGTTGCTATGATCTTAATTGCAAGGGTTTTGTCCAAACAAATAGAAAGTTTTCCTTTGGCATGCCCTTATCACCAATGTCCATATATGGTGGACAATCGATGCagctatcaattaatatattcaag GACAAAACAGGAAATAAATGGTGGTTGCAACTGCAAGGTTCAATAATAGGGTACTGGCCGGTAAATATATTTACGGATTTAAAGAACAATGCTAATATTGTCGATTGGGGTGGGGAGATCGTGAATCAAAGAAAAAATGGTCACCATACGACTACTCAAATGGGTAGTGGTGAATTCCCAAATAAAGGATTTGGTAAATCATGTTTCATTAGTAACTTAAAAGTTCTCGATGCTGGTTTTATTCCGAGAGATCCAGGAtacttgataaaaaaattatcgaaACCTACCTGCTATGACTTAACACTTACGAAGAACAAGGGATCATCATTTGAAACACATATCTTCTATGGAGGTCCAGGATTTTCGCCAACATGTAGATGA